A single genomic interval of Daucus carota subsp. sativus chromosome 1, DH1 v3.0, whole genome shotgun sequence harbors:
- the LOC108204787 gene encoding dolichyl-diphosphooligosaccharide--protein glycosyltransferase subunit 2 has translation MARYLGFLILLVSISSICVSASIFYPISDAHRSAASEIFTFSGASLEATYEALATSGVLGVVVNADVKTSTCKSLIDTLSSPTTTLKDLFFGLRVNRLLTCELSDADFMAISARIRDSIKSADSLLDFYYSIGSLVDIKGQTSEADVTLENADGIFRSIKALSQSDGKWRYSSNNPESSTYAAGIALETLGGVVYLASSQIDEYLISTVKNDIMKLFDSVEKYDDGAYYFDEKLVDASSHHGPLSASSSVVRGLTTFATVTSANLNLPGDKISGLAKFFLGIGVPGNAKDLYYQIDALACLESNSVLIPLIQSLQSTVISHTRNDKIKVKVTTVLGSAAPALSVKLMQVFSAGSKDASIIDQELTFDSENGIYILEALPESVDVGKYIFVFEIVLHDAEHKKIYATGGRTKVPIFVTGVMQVDNAKIAVLDSDLGSVETQKKLSFDGQNSVSLSANHLQKLRISFQLSTPLGNAFNPHQAFLKLTHETKVEHIFMVGSSGKQFTVVLDFLGLVEKFYYLSGRYEIQLTVGDAVMENSFIQALGHVELDLPEPPEKATRPPPQSVDPLLRYGPRDEITHIFRTPEKLPRQEVSLAFSGLVLLPFIGFLVGLIWLGVNLKSFPTSTVPATFAILFHVGIGAILFLYALFWIKLDLFTTLKALGFLGIFLMFVGHRTLSHIAATSAKLKSA, from the exons ATGGCTAGATATCTAGGGTTTCTCATTCTCCTAGTTTCAATTTCATCGATCTGTGTATCTGCTTCGATCTTCTATCCGATCTCCGATGCTCACCGATCTGCTGCTTCCGAGATCTTCACGTTTTCCGGTGCTAG TCTGGAAGCTACATATGAGGCTTTGGCAACATCAGGAGTTCTTGGAGTGGTAGTGAATGCAGATGTGAAGACATCTACTTGTAAATCTTTGATTGATACTTTGTCGTCACCTACTACAACTCTGAAGGATTTGTTCTTTGGGTTGCGAGTTAATAGACTTTTAACATGCGAGCTTAGCGATGCAGATTTCATG GCTATTTCTGCAAGAATTAGAGATTCAATCAAGAGTGCAGATTCTCTGCTGGACTTCTATTATTCGATTGGATCTCTGGTAGATATTAAG GGTCAGACATCTGAGGCTGATGTAACTCTTGAAAATGCTGATGGAATTTTCAGATCTATCAAG GCACTAAGCCAAAGTGATGGAAAGTGGCGCTACAGTTCTAATAATCCTGAATCTAGTACCTATGCTGCAG GAATAGCACTTGAGACCCTTGGCGGAGTTGTTTATTTAGCGTCCTCTCAGATTGATGAGTATTTG ATTTCTACAGTAAAAAATGACATCATGAAGCTCTTTGACAGTGTTGAGAAGTATG ATGATGGGGCCTATTACTTCGATGAAAAGCTTGTTGATGCTAGCAGTCACCATGGCCCTCTTTCTGCCTCCTCTTCAGTTGTTCGCGGGCTGACAACTTTTGCAACTGTGACATCTGCAAATTTAAAT CTTCCTGGGGACAAAATATCTGGATTGGCTAAGTTTTTCCTTGGTATTGGAGTTCCTGGAAATGCTAAAGATTTGTATTACCAAATCGATGCACTAGCTTGCTTAGAGAGTAACAG TGTTCTGATCCCTCTAATCCAATCACTTCAGTCGACTGTGATTTCACATACACGGAATGACAAGATTAAG GTGAAGGTGACTACAGTGCTGGGATCTGCTGCACCTGCTTTATCAGTAAAACTCATGCAAGTGTTTAGTGCTGGTTCAAAGGATGCTTCTATCATTGACCAG GAACTCACATTTGACTCTGAAAATGGTATCTATATCTTGGAAGCTCTGCCAGAAAGTGTTGATGTTGGAAAGTACATCTTTGTCTTTGAA ATTGTGCTTCATGATGCTGAACATAAAAAAATCTATGCTACTGGAGGTCGGACAAAAGTACCAATATTTGTGACAGGGGTTATGCAAGTTGACAATGCAAAGATTGCAGTGCTTGACAGTGACCTTGGAAGTGTGGAAACTCAAAAAAA GTTGAGCTTTGATGGACAGAACTCTGTTTCCTTATCAGCAAACCACCTTCAAAAGCTTCGCATATCCTTTCAGCTATCCACCCCTCTCGGGAATGCTTTTAATCCACATCAg GCATTTCTCAAGTTGACACACGAGACAAAAGTTGAGCATATATTTATGGTTGGAAGCTCAGGGAAGCAGTTTACAGTAGTACTA GACTTCCTTGGACTAGTGGAGAAATTCTATTATCTCTCTGGTAGATATGAAATTCAACTCACGGTTGGAGATGCTGTCATG GAGAACTCTTTTATTCAAGCTCTTGGCCATGTGGAACTTGATCTGCCAGAGCCACCTGAGAAGGCAACCCGCCCTCCTCCACAATCTGTGGATCCTTTACTCAGATACGGGCCCAGAGATGAGATTACACACATTTTTAGAACTCCAGAGAAGCTTCCACGACAGGAAGTTTCTCTTGCTTTTTCAGGCCTTGTTCTGTTGCCCTTCATTGGCTTCTTGGTTGGG TTGATATGGCTTGGCGTGAACCTGAAGAGTTTCCCAACATCAACTGTGCCTGCCACATTTGCCATCCTCTTCCATGTGGGCATTGGAGCCATTCTCTTTCTATACGCCCTCTTCTGGATAAAG CTGGATCTTTTCACAACATTGAAAGCACTTGGATTCTTGGGGATATTTTTGATGTTTGTGGGACACAGGACTCTGTCCCACATTGCCGCAACTTCAGCTAAGTTAAAATCTGCCTAA